A single genomic interval of Centropristis striata isolate RG_2023a ecotype Rhode Island chromosome 8, C.striata_1.0, whole genome shotgun sequence harbors:
- the LOC131976688 gene encoding phospholemman-like, with translation MSKICALVLMTLVSLVFAEEQNTEEDPFTFDYQRLRVGGLILAAVLCLIGITILFSGHCRCKFNQDKRRRTGSNAQQMLSDQGRSCDC, from the exons atgtcaaagatctgtgctCTAGTGTTGATGACAC TTGTGTCTCTGGTGTTTGCGGAGGAACAGAACA CGGAAGAGGACCCATTTACCTTTG ACTACCAAAGACTGCGTGTTGGAGGTCTGATTCTAGCTGCTGTCCTCTGTCTCATCGGCATCACCATCCTGTTCA GTGGCCACTGCAGGTGCAAGTTCAACCAGGACAAGAG AAGGAGGACAGGAAGCAATGCTCAGCAGATGCTCTCCGACCAAG gtCGTTCCTGTGACTGCTAG